The stretch of DNA ATATACCACCTACTTCTTGAACAGTCACGCGAGTGAattaacattttgaaataaaataataacaagagaacaatgctaaatatacatatatggtACTAGAAAAATTCGCAGCAGGAAATTTCGCGGCATAGGAAATCTCGCCGCgtgagcattttgctgtaaaacaagtatttgtgttGAAAACAGTTAGGTCTTTGCGGCAAAATTTTCTGCAGCGAGACTTCCTACGGCGAATTTTCGGGACacgtacatatatatatacattgtacATGAAGGTCTCGCGTCGGTACCGGTAAGGCCTCAGCTGAAAAGCGACACCTAGGTTTAGGCAGCATCGGCAGTCGATTGGTTAAGTGACGCGCTGGTCACTTAACCAGTGATAACCAGTTTACGTAATGGGGCATTCGACTTTCAACTCCTGGGACTGCACACATTTCAACCGCAAGAAGCAATCTCTCTGTCTCAATTTGAGTTTAAGTGATTTACCCGTTTTATTACGCTTTTTGTCttaattttacagttttattggaTCTCCGCTAGAGTAGACTCTTATTCTCGGTCACTCTGTCCGTCTGTGTGTCGAAACTGTAGCGTCTCAATataatctaaaatatttatttatttctaaatatattAGCTGATTAATTTTCTATACATTATAAAAGCTATACTCTCGACAAAAACAGTAGTTACGAAACTAAACTTATAGATCACTCTAGTTATGTTCGTTTCACCAAATTTTGGAATGATGTTCCGTTTCCATGGCATCAGCGAAAAATTCCGCCAATTGTTGAGAAATTACTAGTTTTTTCACAACGTGTTGTCTTTATCTCGCAAACTACCTTGGGATCTAAAATTCCGAGATCGCTACCCCCCGCGAAGCAAATACTCTTTCGAACAAGCGCTTTtcatctcgttaatccattaaCCGGGGAAGCCTCAGGAATTTTGGTGACTATGATCAATTATTAGCTCTCAGTATACCGCTGACGAAAATGAAAAAGACGGGATGCGCAGCTCTGAGTTGAACTGGCAGTTTCGAATCCCGGTCACTGCAGTACGCTGTCGCTGTAGCTGCAATTTTGCGTGGATGGTCACGGGTTACTGAAGTGCGGGCCGCCTCATGTATCAGCGAAGATCTTGAGCGCCTACCGACTTGAACCAAGTTACTTACATTTTTGGAATGCCCAATGTTTTTCCCGTTCGGCATTGCATATTCAATTTGATACACCACAAATGAGGTGCATGGGAATTGAACCCGCGATAAAACCGACTAATTAAAAACGATAAACTAAATGAATGTCTTGATAGCGACACCCACGATTACAATAAACAAAAACACAGACTGAACTCGATCCCGGTGTTGTTATAATGACATGCGTATACCGCCTACTTCTTGAACAGTCACGCGTATGAATTAATATTtaggaataaaataataacaagagagctacgcccaaatatatggacacgtctgttcgcagtacagtacggtttaccgtaccgtcagatcacagtctacaaatatattcacaccaagcgaagcagtacagtcggacacaaaatggcgaccgcgaagcagtacagttggacacaaaatagcgtccgatgtccgcagaacgttcagtgacgtcatagcaaacaaaaacaaatctcacagagctgtCAGACCCAGGAAGGTGAGATTTTTTGCTTTTTGACAAATACAAGAATCGGTATTAATGCGATAAATAGCTCGTTGGACGATAAGAAAGAGAAAAAGCATGATCTTATGTACAAGCCCCTGCCAAAACACCCCCGCCAACTCGCAAAATAAGGAAATTAGTTATTATCCAGTTAGGatgagggttaggaatgcagattgcgctgaaaattaaaattttttaattttttttaaatcattttcaacCCTAACtgaatatttactttttttattttgatttcggGGTGTTTTTCTTAAATCTCACAAAAGGCATGATCCGTTGTACAAAGCCCCGGCCAAAACACCTCCGCCGACtcccaaaataaaaataattatataaaaatatttatccagTTAGGATGCAGATTTGGAATGCATATTGCGCTtcaaattgaattcaaatttttaaatcatttataaccctaagcGCATACttactagtttttttttatcgatcttaagatcggtaagtatgttgataggtatttgtctgtttgtttgtttgtctgttagatacacgtgATAtgtcacgaaagcaagattgactctgctccaaattttgcatgtgcattcatcatagttcggaacagaAGCCCATAGATTTTCGATaatttatgtcgtataattagcgagttattaattaattagtgatgggacacacggtgtcactatggagtaagagcgctgttttgggggatcccctaacctccgatcgataagtctccggtctccgaccgatattctcgtttttattttaatacgtGACGGGGGTGTTATTCTCGAatgtcacatttttgcattatcggggttttgtacaaaagatctgaAAGGCATTTACAGAATGCGATTTACATAAGCGCAgtatcgttttgttaaattgctTTTCTCCGTAgctaataaatcaaaatttcagtAGTTAAAAATGGCCGTTCTTGTTCGGACAATTACAAATTTatccaagtcagtattttgataaTTGAACGTATACTTCGCTGGGCTTTCAGCACACCTGAGAACCTGTGAGTTGGACCAACGGTTTTCAACGTTTATTTTATTGTTGGCCTGCCTCAGCGTAGAGGTAATCAAATGCAAAATTCTTATCTTCACCCAGACTGGTTCCCGCGAAATCCACAGGGCCCCACAATAGGGACACCAGATTATTTATACATCTAATATTGTCTCAGAAAAGATGCGCAGAAACATTGAGGAACTCTAATCGTCCCTGTTCCTTCCTATGAACGATAGGACTAGGGTTTGAATTGATGTTTTACTTCTGTTGCAGCACTCAagaaaaatcaaatgaaaaaaatagaaaaactcACTGTGGCCGAAAAACTCCTGAACATGAGTAGGAGTGAGCTGCTGAAAGGTAAAAACAGGAATTGTCATATTTGTCTAAAGTAAGAGAtaaatataggataggatttacatatttattcaggggaagaggaaagccgataaggcggcctaaccatatgacgaaccacggccatctcgtccggttaccagtccatgtcgggtatgggattagctatccagttatttgttttcgaaagcatggacttgatgttaAAGAAAGCCGTATCCagccagcggttacgtgaaccactctatTCCGATGAGGAGTCTGGCAACCCCGCTATACCTGACCGATGGACATCGGGTGGAATTCACTCTTGGAATGTAGCGATGATCAGTAATCCGgtcttgttttaaaaaaaagttcgGTGTGGTTTTCTGAAGTGAGGGAATTTGTTGTTAGTAAATTAGATACAAATTTACCCTTGCCCCttgcagggtcgcaacaagttcatatatATGTTACTGGATGTCAAGGCGAAACCCTGGAATATTCTACTGTTCTTTACTGTTTCCTGGTTTAATATGACTATCCAAAAAAAAggttataaatatttctttgtttaagcAGAAAAAGCATgctgaccccccccccccaaaaaaaaaaacgcgtgCCGAtctttaggtttctgaatctcgcgagacttgacaaagcGCTTTCGggatgaatcggaaccgaatAAGCAAAAAGTGCGATTACTGGACACCAAAATGTCGCCGGGCCACTTATCAAACAGCAGTATGACGGCTGAAGAAAAATTTCGTAATATACGCAACTTTGGCTTCGGTAGAAAAGTATTGAGACGAcagaaaaacaacaatatttttcGCGGACAGAATTTAGCTTTACGAACCAACAGATGGTAACCACAGTCCTAacctatttcatttttattgcagAAATGAACACACTTCACTTGAACAACACAAAACTAGCTGAAGAGATGGGGGTCCTGCGCAACGAGACCGAAATCATGCGACAGTCTTTTATTCGGACTAAGAGCGGTATGATATGTGTCAGAGCCTTGAAATCGCAAGTTGATATTTGGCGTGTTTTTGTCGCAGTCGAATTTAAATTACCCGAAGTCGTAACTTTGTACGGAGTACTAAGTTCACTAATCTTTCTGTGAAGTCAAATCGCAGAGTTATACCTTATGTAACAGCTTGCGCTAGCGGGTACTTAGGCTTTCAAGATTCCTCAGGGTCTAGAAAGCGTTTCGAACTACGAAAAATTGCTGTGTGTGATGCTGAAGACGATGTACCTCTATTTTAAAAAGGGGAAACCTCAACCCTACTTGGTTATGCACCTGatcaaaattatataattccGGATAGTAAAGAGCTGAAGCCGGAATCCAAATTTAAATCATCAGGAAGTTAATTAACCATCAATTCAATGAAAATGGCCATAATATTAACATTCGCTGCAAATGAATATCCACGTGTTACGATATAATATGCTTTATATGCTATTATTTTATCCTTCATTCAATGTTATTTATGTCTGGCCAAACGGACATCCAAATTAGCGTTATGGGACTCCGTTCATAAACCATCGTGGGTGAAAATATCCTTTCCGATAACTTTTTCGTTCATGGTTCTCAGTGGCGTtgtattgaatattgaaaaaatgaaaaatgtagGCAGTGTTTCTCCAGAATCTACAATTGATTGACTGAATAactatttaatttgaattcattcaaaaacaaaactttaaGCATACGTTTATTtgaaggaaaattgaaaaaatatgggtaAAACCACAAGCCTCAAATACCAAATCTGTAATATCGGGGTTTCTGATCTAATAAATTACAGTACAACAACCCGGCTGCAACCCTTTTGTATACTTCCAGATGTATCAAAACTATTCAACTTACAAAGCTCAACCACTCGCACAGACGCTCGTCAGGATTCGTCTTTGAATACATTGGATAGGAAAGGTATAGTACGTTGGATATAGATAGTTTATACTGAACCCTGCTATGGTAAAAATAGGAggtccagaagtatgtgtaccaagatggcgcacaacctgaacatggtatgtgtaccgggttagggttcaggttgtgcgacatcttggtacacatactacaagagcgCCAAAAAAGAATAGGCGTATGCTCAGAAAGGTGAGGACCAAAccgctttcaaattttcaggaATGGTAGATGGAAGTAGCacgatatattttgttttttcagtgAAGAAAATCGAATACTTCGatagtttttcaaatttcctgTGAAGTCAGTCCATTGACAGATTAGCTATATTGGGGATTAGATATAGTAGATACTAAGAATAACATTCGTTTTTgaattgtttggttttcaggactggtatagtcaagttgcaaaattgcgtatgtcccaagtcatagacacatttctttTATGGATTTTATGGatgggggtgttcaccccctattcCGGGGGTGTAGGGCAATGGTGGCAACATATTCATCATATAGATAGAACAATGGTGGTGCGTAACTCTCACTCCTCATAAGTAAAAGAAGCTCATCTGATGTTGTCATCTGTTACAACAATTGAAGTATATGTTTAGCAAGTATTTTAAATACAGACGTGTTATTTATTAGTAAATGGTTATCCGTTTCATatcttgtatatttgaaaatctcctaAGTCTTTACTTCGTATTtctttttttgataaataaaataaaagacattTCCCCAAAATAATCCCTAGTGTTAATTTTCGAAtgaaatgaaattgattttcgaaaaaaaaaaaatgaaatgggaTCCTGTTTCATTTTCGGGTAAACGTGGTATATGCAAAGAAATTATATACTTACACATGACTCTCATGTTCTTGACAGTTTCGGCGCTATCCGTAGTGAGACTGGTTGGCTCAGGGCTGTCATACAGAGGAAGAGTAGAAATCTACCATCAAGGAATTTGGGGAACCGTGTGCGATGATTCCTTTGACAGCAAAGATGCAAAGgtctgatatatatattgtatcaCGCGAATAGAATTTTGTCCCGTGGATTCGTTTATTCAAACATGGTTCTAAACATCACGATTTTGAGAGAGAGAGATTCATTACCACAAAATCAACACTATTATAAACATAATACAATAAAGTAAATATTTCAACAGTAATCACAGTGAATAgtgattaaatattgttttgtgcGTGTCAATGTACAGGACCGATAAAGATCATATAGGCTTCCGACCCTTGTGTATATGCTGCAATATAAGCTCAGCATGGCACAGTATAGCATCATAGGCGAATGCAATAGTATATATAGTAACATAGGTGAATTGAATTCGAActcatttgtatttttatgtttGCATTGCCCCGCGTGCATTCTGTTTGTCGGGTGAGTTTGTCTTGTCTGTATGTCTCGTCTGCCTGTCTTTCtgatctgtttgtctgtctggtCCGGATGTAATGACATAAAGTGAATAGATATATTTCCCTGTCAGGTCGTCTGTAAAATGCTGGGGTATGTAAATGGTGGCGTTTCGTCTACAAAATACGGGCAAGGTACCGGCAAGATATGGCTGGATGAACTAAGTTGCACTGGAACCGAGCCAAGCCTATTTCATTGTGCACACAATGGCTGGGGAGCCCACAACTGTAATCACGGCGAAGATGTAATGATGTATtgctattaaaaaaattttactattAAAACCAGGCGATTATGCTGAAGGATTATTTCATCGATTCCAAATGATACAAAAACTGAATCCGGTTGGCGAAAATTTAGACTCCTTATTGATATTTATAAGAGGATGAATATACATAAATGCACTGTAATCTATATCTTGTTTTTCACTTTCATGTTTTTAACTAAAATTTCCATTATTAACAAGCAACGGTCTGGCGAGAGGTTTTTATCCACATGATCGTTCCCATAATAGCTCATTGGTTACGCCACTGCTGATATTCATTCTATATTCctataaaccagtggttcccaacctttatggctcgtggcccctcCGGATGCTTTCAGCATTCATACCGCCCCAATGTTTTGAAACATTTAATAGAAAATTCATGCTTTCCGACATAGTAAAGTTTTGGTCTGTTTTCCAGTCTTCACTCGCCCTGGTCTTTTTAACGTACACTGATGCTCTTACCATACGGtaagtttttattgaaaacgaAGTGAACCTATGGCTCGTTTTATTTTATGGTCTTGTTATTCTTCTTGGTATTTTTTtcttatcgttatgaaaaatcgcttttctcttcaacaactggaccaattgcttcgaaattttcagtggttaaaaattgtattttttgctcgaaggctatcacttttgtttatttcaaaaatatctgtgggctatgggattcgtttttttatgTGCCATGGCGTCATCGAAAATTGCACATCTTTTGGCGGTTACGCGTTTGTTAAATCGTGCTACAAAAATTTGAACTATAATCCATTTTGCCCGCAACTGCACTATTATATGGTTAAAACATGTTTAGTTGTTGCAAAATGCAACTGTTTTTATTATAAACCAGTGCAGGTTAAAAGGGCTCGacaacaatttaaattttgaaacgataAACGAAATTGTCCGCAACTAAACTCGTAAAAGGGTAAATAAAGTTTGTTTGTCGCGTGATGCGGATGTTTTTACTACAGcgtgcaaaaaaaaaaaattatattttgttagaTTGTTTTATATATAGCACAGTCGGTAACCAAAACAAAATACGAGAAAATAACCTGCCTTCAGCTGCATGAATATGACAACATTGACAAGTAAATAAAAGTTTGGATTCGTAGGGTGGTTCGCGTAACCGCTGGTttgttacagcttcctccaacagcaagtccatgcatcttaaaacaaataactgactaatctcatacccgacatagactggaGAGCGATCGTGGTTCGCCATCTGATGACTAAGCCGTCTTAttaactttcctctcccccgaggtgaatatgtaaatcctatcctatgctGCGTCATGCGTGGGTACAGGCATAGCAAAGATAAAATCTGTCTTATCTTTGCCACAGTCAGTCGCAACTTGTCTCACTTTGAATTTTTAGTGGGGGTATAGAATCAAGATGAAATTAGTGTCATACTTCAAAAGTCGATGAATGTTGCTCATGTGTTTGCTATACGTCCTGCACACTATAACGTGAATAACCAAAAAGtgtatttgttaaaaatttcGAGATCTTTTTTCTCTTTTAGGTTATAAATATCATGAAAACAAAATTGGCCCAACTTCACTATTATAAAGGACTACCTTTATCGATTTTACTATTCCATATTTATAAACACAGCACAGGTCAAAAGGGCATGACAACAATTTAAACAGTAAACAAAAGTGCCCGCAATCGCACTTGTATGAGGGTGAATACGGTTTGCTTGTTGCGTTATTTGAAAGTTTTaccatattatattttataaaagtaGCACAGGGAAATAGcgtgcaataattttattttttattttgttggtttgtaatatatatatagcacaGGAGGTGACGTTAAACAAAACACCACACGAGAATATAAACTTCCTTCGACTGCAAATATGACAAAATTGACAAGTAAAAAAACTTGGATCAGTAGGGTGGCTCACGTAACCGCctgtcggttacggcttcccccaccatcgagtccatgcttccaaaataAATACCTGGCtgattaatcccatacccgacatggactagtaaccggaTCAGAGCCCGCGGTTTGCCACATTAATGACTTATCCGTCTTGTCGGcttcctctcccccgagatgaatatgtaaatcttatcctatgcTGCGTCATACTGGGGTATAGCAAAGATAAAATCGATGTCTGATCCCTTGTCACCGTCAGTCGCGACTTGTCTCATCTTAAATGGGTGATTTGGTGGGTTATTTAGAATCTGGGTGAAATTAGTGTCGTACTACAAAAGTCCATGTGTTTTATGTACGTCTTGTAAACTATAACATAAATAACCAAAAAAGTGTCCCTGTAAAAAATTTTTGgataattttccatttttatattataaatattgtacAGGGTAAGATA from Styela clava chromosome 14, kaStyClav1.hap1.2, whole genome shotgun sequence encodes:
- the LOC120341491 gene encoding uncharacterized protein LOC120341491, which encodes MEDNSDGDDDHHYAYPTVVFKKKANPKTSQSEKAESSETGRARNFYDNMQFSVRQKGNTARKVSTAQPNIQETAKVSNPSSTNFNNTVAIIYVAIIINLVFTAGTFLFLFQSCQTQEALKKNQMKKIEKLTVAEKLLNMSRSELLKEMNTLHLNNTKLAEEMGVLRNETEIMRQSFIRTKSDVSKLFNLQSSTTRTDARQDSSLNTLDRKVSALSVVRLVGSGLSYRGRVEIYHQGIWGTVCDDSFDSKDAKVVCKMLGYVNGGVSSTKYGQGTGKIWLDELSCTGTEPSLFHCAHNGWGAHNCNHGEDVMMYCY